In one Candidatus Rhabdochlamydia sp. T3358 genomic region, the following are encoded:
- a CDS encoding thiamine diphosphokinase — MILPPNSKSSVAIICKTPIDRSLYPRIQTFPSIIAVDQGLEQCLNMKISPNWVIGDFDSVDPKILAKIYPEKIIPLKTEKDFTDLEAAIEKAKSLGCPICIFGALGKRLDHTLGNIFQLLNNPGVAFIESKNQIAFAINSQLGEVQIENSTAQTLSFFALNGPAEVNLAGKTINLNKQALYYPFNKKTALQAQKGECIVCLDQREITPIPSTEDLSLVHFFTYLCDSRKNPLHILPGKEVHIPCKKNQVISLIPFYGPVTGITTHGLQWELTNGQLDKHFIGISNICLSDSCTISIKQGDLLCVINKIKID, encoded by the coding sequence ATGATACTACCGCCTAATAGCAAAAGCAGTGTAGCTATTATCTGCAAAACTCCTATAGATCGTTCACTCTATCCTCGTATACAAACTTTTCCTTCTATTATAGCAGTTGATCAGGGACTAGAGCAGTGTTTGAACATGAAGATTTCCCCAAACTGGGTAATTGGTGATTTTGACTCTGTAGACCCTAAGATTTTAGCAAAGATCTATCCAGAAAAAATCATCCCACTCAAAACAGAAAAGGACTTTACAGATCTAGAAGCCGCCATAGAAAAAGCTAAATCACTAGGGTGTCCGATATGTATCTTTGGCGCTCTCGGGAAGCGCCTTGATCATACATTAGGCAATATTTTTCAGTTATTAAACAATCCTGGAGTAGCTTTTATAGAATCAAAAAACCAAATCGCATTTGCCATCAATTCTCAGTTAGGAGAAGTGCAAATAGAAAATTCTACCGCCCAAACTTTAAGCTTTTTTGCTCTAAATGGTCCTGCAGAGGTAAATCTAGCAGGGAAAACCATCAACCTAAATAAGCAAGCGCTTTACTATCCTTTTAATAAAAAAACGGCTCTGCAAGCACAGAAAGGGGAGTGTATCGTCTGTTTAGATCAAAGAGAAATCACGCCTATTCCAAGCACAGAGGATCTTTCCTTAGTTCATTTTTTTACCTATTTGTGCGACTCTAGAAAAAATCCCCTGCACATTCTACCAGGTAAGGAAGTACACATCCCTTGTAAAAAAAACCAAGTGATCTCTTTGATCCCTTTTTACGGTCCTGTAACAGGCATTACTACTCATGGACTTCAATGGGAACTGACAAATGGTCAATTAGATAAACATTTCATTGGTATTTCTAATATTTGCCTTAGCGATTCTTGCACAATATCTATTAAACAGGGAGACCTGCTTTGCGTGATAAATAAAATTAAAATTGATTAA
- a CDS encoding NUDIX hydrolase — protein MKKILVLSLFYLQCIYGNQPLEEYFSYIKQLAQSSGNYQEGEIEIVMDPVEILKIQEIQENRLLQKGFSKIEAREFSQVGLVCEDQYLIWLRDAVYFPQKIPGTYDRLIWKSELKEGLSGVAILPVLPSGRIALIVNYRHATRSWELELPRGGVELQETAEEAALRELKEETGLIASSLHFLGQVAPDNGVLSSVMPIFLAKISSQEESQTEYGEAIADVISFTKDELKKGLMQGFLEVSIQGEEKHIPLRDPFLTFALLQAELRKLL, from the coding sequence ATGAAAAAAATCCTCGTTTTAAGCCTATTTTATTTGCAGTGTATCTATGGGAATCAACCACTTGAAGAATACTTCTCTTATATTAAACAACTTGCTCAATCTAGTGGAAATTACCAAGAGGGTGAAATTGAGATTGTTATGGATCCTGTAGAAATTCTTAAGATTCAGGAAATACAGGAAAACCGTTTATTACAAAAAGGTTTTTCAAAAATAGAAGCTAGAGAATTTAGTCAGGTAGGTTTGGTATGCGAAGATCAATATTTAATTTGGCTACGCGATGCTGTTTATTTTCCTCAAAAGATTCCAGGAACATATGACAGGCTTATTTGGAAAAGTGAGTTAAAAGAGGGCTTATCTGGTGTCGCCATTTTACCGGTTTTGCCTTCTGGTCGTATAGCATTGATTGTGAACTATCGGCATGCTACACGCTCTTGGGAACTCGAGCTTCCTAGAGGAGGAGTGGAACTGCAAGAAACAGCTGAAGAAGCAGCTCTGCGCGAACTAAAGGAAGAAACGGGACTCATAGCATCCTCTTTGCATTTTTTAGGCCAAGTAGCTCCTGATAACGGAGTACTCTCCTCTGTCATGCCGATTTTTCTAGCAAAAATTTCTTCTCAAGAAGAATCTCAGACAGAATATGGAGAAGCGATTGCTGATGTGATTTCTTTTACAAAAGATGAATTAAAAAAAGGTCTGATGCAGGGGTTTTTAGAAGTGTCCATACAAGGAGAGGAAAAACACATTCCCCTTCGCGATCCATTTTTG